A genomic window from Sphingomonas taxi includes:
- a CDS encoding HlyD family type I secretion periplasmic adaptor subunit — MTSITADDDHLFGGDGEAARLTATRLIWLLAALFVAALGWAWFASLDEVATGEARVVPTSREQVLQSLEGGILAKLLVHQDDIVKPGQLLAQLDPTQAGSTVEESAAKYRAALASAGRLQAEANDTPLRFSPELDRFPELKAAETSLYETRRRSLQSSIQLIDQSLALIGREVSIGQSLITVGAASNVEVLRLQRQRAELELKKADLRSQYMVEARQDLAKVMEQVDSLGPVVRGRSDTLSRLTLRSPVRGVVKNIEVSTIGGVIPPNGKVMEIVPLDERLLIEARIQPRDIAFIRPGQAAKVKVTAYDYSIYGGLDGVVTTISPDTIRDEVKPDVLYYRVFVRTKSDSLTNKAGRRFPITPGMVATVDIHTGSKTVLQYLLKPLNRAQEALRER; from the coding sequence ATGACCAGCATCACCGCCGACGACGACCATCTGTTCGGCGGCGACGGCGAGGCCGCGCGCCTCACCGCGACCCGCCTGATCTGGCTGCTCGCCGCCCTGTTCGTCGCCGCGCTCGGCTGGGCCTGGTTCGCCAGCCTCGACGAGGTCGCGACCGGCGAGGCGCGCGTCGTGCCGACCAGCCGCGAACAGGTGCTGCAATCGCTCGAGGGCGGCATCCTCGCCAAATTGCTCGTCCATCAGGACGATATCGTCAAACCCGGCCAGTTGCTCGCGCAGCTCGACCCGACGCAGGCGGGCTCCACCGTCGAGGAAAGCGCCGCGAAATACCGCGCCGCGCTCGCCAGCGCCGGCCGGCTGCAAGCCGAGGCCAACGATACGCCGCTGCGCTTCTCCCCCGAACTCGACCGCTTTCCCGAGCTCAAGGCGGCGGAAACCAGCCTCTACGAGACCCGCCGCCGCAGCCTGCAATCCTCGATCCAGTTGATCGACCAGAGCCTCGCGCTGATCGGCCGCGAAGTGTCGATCGGCCAGTCGCTGATCACCGTCGGCGCGGCGAGCAACGTCGAGGTGCTGCGCCTGCAACGCCAGCGCGCCGAGCTCGAACTCAAGAAGGCCGACCTGCGCTCGCAATATATGGTCGAGGCGCGGCAGGACCTCGCCAAGGTCATGGAACAGGTCGACTCGCTCGGCCCCGTCGTCCGCGGCCGCTCCGACACGCTGAGCCGCCTCACGCTGCGCTCGCCCGTGCGCGGCGTGGTCAAGAACATCGAGGTGTCGACGATCGGCGGCGTCATTCCGCCCAACGGCAAGGTCATGGAGATCGTGCCGCTCGACGAACGCCTGCTGATCGAGGCGCGCATCCAGCCGCGCGACATCGCCTTCATCCGTCCCGGCCAGGCCGCCAAGGTCAAGGTCACGGCCTATGACTATTCGATCTACGGCGGCCTCGACGGCGTCGTCACCACCATCTCGCCCGACACGATCCGCGACGAGGTGAAGCCCGACGTGCTCTATTACCGCGTCTTCGTCCGCACCAAATCGGATTCGCTGACCAACAAGGCCGGCCGCCGCTTTCCGATTACCCCCGGCATGGTCGCCACCGTCGACATCCACACCGGCAGCAAGACCGTGCTGCAATATCTGCTCAAACCCCTCAACCGTGCGCAGGAGGCGCTGCGCGAACGATGA
- a CDS encoding GcrA family cell cycle regulator, giving the protein MSWTDERIDTLKTMWEAGQTASQIAEALGGVSRNAVIGKAHRLGLQSRPSPVKPNEPVAAAPVPDVPLPEAEPEPAPPPVVAAPPAPPRPAPEPVVAADADEDEDDVVEDDADEEEDEEVVAAPKREPQPILRSVGPGGFVRQSPGEQQPPSTPAPPRRLVPAKPSPEIAGKTTLLDLNDRICKWPLGHPGEPDFHFCGDKVNPGFPYCVAHCGHAYQAQLPRRDRRPPPPLPFGGPRVR; this is encoded by the coding sequence ATGTCCTGGACCGACGAGCGGATCGACACGCTCAAGACGATGTGGGAGGCGGGGCAGACCGCCAGCCAGATCGCCGAGGCGCTGGGCGGCGTCAGTCGCAACGCGGTGATCGGCAAGGCCCACCGCCTGGGCCTCCAGTCGCGCCCGTCGCCGGTGAAGCCGAACGAGCCGGTCGCCGCGGCGCCGGTGCCCGACGTGCCGCTGCCCGAGGCCGAGCCCGAACCCGCGCCGCCACCGGTGGTCGCGGCGCCCCCGGCCCCCCCGCGTCCGGCGCCGGAGCCGGTCGTCGCGGCCGATGCCGACGAGGACGAGGATGACGTCGTCGAGGACGATGCGGACGAGGAGGAGGACGAAGAGGTCGTCGCCGCCCCCAAGCGCGAGCCGCAGCCGATCCTGCGCTCGGTCGGTCCCGGCGGGTTCGTCCGCCAGTCGCCCGGCGAGCAGCAGCCGCCCTCCACTCCGGCGCCGCCGCGCCGGCTGGTGCCCGCCAAGCCGTCGCCCGAGATCGCCGGCAAGACGACGCTGCTCGATCTCAACGACCGGATCTGCAAATGGCCGCTCGGCCATCCCGGCGAACCGGACTTCCACTTCTGCGGCGACAAGGTGAACCCCGGTTTCCCGTATTGCGTCGCGCATTGCGGCCACGCCTATCAGGCGCAGCTGCCGCGCCGCGACCGGCGTCCGCCGCCGCCGCTGCCGTTCGGTGGCCCGCGCGTGCGTTGA
- the parE gene encoding DNA topoisomerase IV subunit B: protein MAKDLFASAAAPESNYDASSIEVLEGLEPVRRRPGMYVGGTDERALHHLAAEVLDNAMDEAVAGHATRIEVTLEPGNRLTITDNGRGIPVDPHPKFPDKSALEVILSTLHSGGKFAGKAYATSGGLHGVGVSVVNALSSDTLVEVARERQLYRQRFSRGVTQGPLEHVGAAPNRRGTSVAFTPDTEIFGPELAFKPKRLYQLARSKAYLFAGVEIRWHCAPELVEGTDTPAEAVFQFPGGLADHLKEQVGGRECATSDFFAGNQDFPGAQGRVEWAVAWPLWSDGSYSWYCNTIPTPDGGTHEQGLRQALVRGLRAFGELIHQKKAKEITADDVMVGSELMLSVFIRDPQFQSQTKDRLTSPEAAGLVEKAVRDHFDHWLGHNMDRGKALLGYVLERMDERLRRKQEREVKRKTATSARKLRLPGKLTDCANDGNEGTELFIVEGDSAGGSAKQARDRKTQAILPIRGKILNVASATSAKIVANQEIADLIQALGCGTRKECDASQLRYERVVIMTDADVDGAHIATLLMTFFFQEMPDLVRRGHLYLAQPPLYRLTVGAKSLYARDDAHRAELEKTAFKGKKVEVARFKGLGEMNPGQLRETTMDPKTRGMIRITLPQEYEERAGVKDLVDRLMGNNPAHRFAFIQENAARLDEEAIDA from the coding sequence ATGGCCAAAGACCTTTTTGCGTCCGCCGCGGCGCCCGAGAGCAATTACGACGCATCTTCGATCGAGGTGCTGGAGGGACTTGAACCCGTCCGCCGTCGCCCCGGCATGTACGTCGGCGGCACCGACGAGCGCGCGCTGCACCATCTCGCCGCCGAAGTGCTCGACAATGCGATGGACGAGGCGGTCGCCGGCCATGCGACGCGGATCGAGGTGACGCTGGAGCCGGGCAACCGCCTGACGATCACCGACAATGGCCGCGGCATTCCGGTCGATCCGCACCCCAAGTTTCCCGACAAGAGCGCGCTCGAGGTGATCCTGTCGACGCTGCACTCGGGCGGCAAGTTCGCCGGCAAGGCCTATGCGACCAGCGGCGGCCTGCACGGCGTCGGCGTATCCGTGGTCAACGCGCTGTCGTCGGACACGCTGGTCGAGGTGGCGCGCGAGCGGCAGCTCTACCGCCAGCGGTTCAGCCGCGGCGTGACGCAGGGGCCGCTGGAGCATGTCGGCGCGGCGCCCAACCGGCGCGGCACCTCGGTCGCCTTCACCCCCGATACCGAGATCTTCGGGCCGGAGCTCGCGTTCAAGCCCAAGCGCCTCTACCAGCTCGCGCGGTCGAAGGCCTATCTGTTCGCCGGCGTCGAGATCCGCTGGCATTGCGCGCCCGAGCTGGTCGAGGGGACCGACACCCCGGCCGAGGCGGTGTTCCAATTCCCCGGCGGCCTCGCCGACCACCTCAAGGAACAGGTCGGCGGGCGCGAGTGCGCGACGTCGGACTTTTTCGCGGGCAATCAGGATTTCCCCGGCGCACAAGGCCGTGTCGAATGGGCGGTCGCCTGGCCGTTGTGGAGCGACGGCAGCTACAGCTGGTATTGCAACACGATCCCGACCCCCGACGGCGGCACGCACGAACAGGGGCTGCGCCAGGCGCTGGTGCGCGGCCTGCGCGCCTTCGGCGAGCTGATCCACCAGAAGAAGGCCAAGGAGATCACCGCCGACGACGTGATGGTCGGCAGCGAGCTGATGCTCAGCGTCTTCATCCGCGATCCGCAATTCCAGAGCCAGACCAAGGACCGCCTCACCAGCCCGGAGGCGGCGGGGCTGGTCGAAAAGGCGGTGCGCGACCATTTCGACCATTGGCTCGGCCACAATATGGACCGCGGCAAGGCGCTGCTCGGCTATGTCCTCGAACGGATGGACGAGCGGCTGCGCCGCAAGCAGGAGCGCGAGGTCAAGCGCAAGACCGCGACCAGCGCGCGCAAGCTGCGCCTGCCCGGCAAGCTGACCGACTGCGCCAACGACGGCAACGAGGGCACCGAGCTGTTCATCGTCGAGGGCGATTCGGCGGGCGGCTCGGCGAAACAGGCGCGCGACCGCAAGACGCAGGCGATCCTGCCGATCCGCGGAAAGATCCTCAACGTCGCCAGTGCGACGAGCGCCAAGATCGTCGCCAATCAGGAGATCGCCGACCTGATCCAGGCGCTGGGCTGCGGGACGCGCAAGGAGTGCGACGCGAGTCAACTGCGCTACGAGCGCGTCGTCATCATGACCGACGCCGACGTCGACGGTGCGCATATCGCGACGTTGCTGATGACCTTCTTCTTCCAGGAGATGCCCGATCTGGTGCGGCGCGGGCATCTGTATCTGGCGCAGCCGCCGCTCTACCGGCTGACGGTCGGCGCCAAGTCGCTGTACGCGCGCGACGATGCGCATCGCGCCGAGCTGGAGAAGACCGCGTTCAAGGGCAAGAAGGTCGAGGTGGCGCGGTTCAAGGGGCTCGGCGAGATGAATCCGGGGCAGCTTCGCGAGACGACGATGGACCCCAAGACGCGCGGCATGATCCGCATCACCCTGCCGCAGGAATATGAGGAGCGCGCCGGGGTGAAGGACCTCGTCGACCGGCTGATGGGCAACAATCCGGCGCACCGCTTCGCCTTCATCCAGGAGAATGCGGCGCGGCTGGACGAGGAGGCGATCGACGCGTGA
- a CDS encoding outer membrane beta-barrel protein: protein MRTTLLLGALAAVTFATAAQAQDAGDPAPFSGIYVGAAGGYDVQPNDTGSTILFDRGSNGSFGDTVIANGGNAFTPGFCNGRARAATPLPAGCANDKDGWSYYGRIGMDSQTGNIVIGALGEFGKTEITDSVSGFSTTPANYVMTRDVKWEASIRGRVGYAPGTTLFYGTFGPGYANIDRSFTSTNTANAFTQSGKRKQFGIVGGGGIEQKLGEHFSVGMEYTYHQYNDDDARVRVAQGSAPATNPFVVGGTTTDFRRSDEKFRWHSLRATAAFRF from the coding sequence ATGCGTACCACCCTTCTGCTCGGCGCCCTCGCCGCCGTCACCTTCGCCACCGCCGCCCAGGCGCAGGACGCCGGCGATCCGGCGCCGTTCTCGGGCATCTATGTCGGCGCCGCCGGCGGCTATGACGTCCAGCCCAACGACACCGGTTCGACGATCCTGTTTGACCGCGGCTCGAACGGCAGCTTCGGCGACACGGTGATCGCGAACGGCGGCAACGCCTTCACTCCGGGTTTCTGCAACGGCCGCGCCCGCGCCGCGACGCCGCTGCCCGCCGGCTGCGCCAACGACAAGGACGGCTGGTCCTATTATGGCCGTATCGGCATGGACTCGCAGACCGGCAACATCGTGATCGGTGCGCTCGGCGAGTTCGGCAAGACCGAGATCACCGACAGCGTCAGCGGCTTCTCGACCACGCCGGCCAATTACGTGATGACCCGCGACGTGAAGTGGGAAGCGAGCATCCGCGGCCGCGTCGGCTATGCGCCCGGCACGACGCTGTTCTACGGCACCTTCGGTCCGGGCTATGCCAATATCGACCGCAGCTTCACCTCGACCAACACTGCGAACGCCTTCACCCAGTCGGGCAAGCGCAAGCAGTTCGGCATCGTCGGCGGCGGCGGCATCGAGCAGAAGCTCGGCGAGCATTTCTCGGTCGGTATGGAATACACCTACCACCAGTATAACGACGACGACGCCCGCGTCCGCGTGGCGCAGGGCAGCGCGCCCGCGACCAACCCGTTCGTCGTCGGCGGCACCACGACCGACTTCCGTCGCTCGGACGAGAAGTTCCGCTGGCATTCGCTGCGCGCGACGGCGGCCTTCCGCTTCTAA
- a CDS encoding serine hydrolase → MALLALTPLAASAQTPPAAAAAPVADPAVRTRATALIPVLAGRPGYDTLFTAAFRQAVPSAQWTALAAQLRATLGEPRRVARLDPAGRWAATAVIDYDRGTATLRLSLDPAAPHAIAGLLITGTDLRGDTPAKVQADLAALPGIAQVGIYALDGPQPAPLAETRADTPAPLGSAFKLWVLAEAARQVAAGTRHWDDVVTVGPPSLPSGILQNWPRTTPVTLQTLATLMISISDNTATDTLVRLLGRGEVDAMAKRYGATGPVLTTREAFAIKANPALTAAWTAADAAGRRALLATEATRLDAARLDPLMFSSGPLASETVEWFAAPRDMARLLADLRDAGPVVRDILSINHGVDPATATRFAYVGFKGGSEPGVIALNLLAQTRTGRWYAICASWHSADGAVDEPRLMALVTRALGLLAS, encoded by the coding sequence ATGGCACTGCTCGCCCTGACGCCGCTGGCGGCATCGGCACAGACGCCCCCCGCCGCCGCGGCTGCCCCCGTGGCAGACCCAGCGGTCCGCACCCGCGCCACCGCGCTGATCCCGGTGCTCGCCGGCCGCCCCGGCTATGACACCCTCTTCACCGCCGCCTTCCGCCAGGCGGTACCGTCCGCGCAATGGACCGCCCTCGCCGCGCAATTGCGCGCCACGCTCGGCGAGCCGCGCCGCGTCGCCCGCCTCGATCCCGCCGGCCGCTGGGCGGCGACGGCGGTGATCGACTATGACCGCGGCACCGCGACGCTGCGCCTGTCGCTCGATCCCGCCGCGCCGCATGCGATCGCCGGCCTGCTGATCACCGGCACCGACTTGCGCGGCGACACGCCCGCCAAGGTGCAGGCCGACCTCGCCGCCTTGCCCGGCATCGCGCAGGTCGGCATCTACGCGCTCGACGGCCCGCAACCTGCGCCGCTCGCCGAAACCCGCGCCGACACCCCCGCCCCGCTCGGCTCGGCGTTCAAGCTCTGGGTCCTCGCCGAGGCGGCGCGGCAGGTCGCGGCGGGGACGCGCCACTGGGACGACGTCGTGACGGTCGGGCCGCCGTCGCTCCCCTCCGGCATCCTCCAAAACTGGCCGCGAACCACGCCGGTGACGCTCCAGACACTGGCGACGCTGATGATCTCGATCAGCGACAACACCGCCACCGACACGCTGGTCCGCCTGCTCGGCCGCGGCGAGGTGGATGCGATGGCGAAGCGATACGGCGCCACCGGCCCGGTCCTGACCACCCGCGAAGCCTTCGCGATCAAGGCCAACCCCGCACTCACCGCCGCCTGGACCGCGGCGGACGCCGCGGGTCGGCGCGCGCTGCTGGCGACCGAAGCGACGCGGCTCGACGCCGCCCGTCTCGACCCGCTGATGTTCTCCTCGGGTCCGCTGGCCAGCGAGACCGTCGAATGGTTCGCCGCCCCGCGCGACATGGCACGCCTGCTCGCCGATCTCCGCGATGCCGGCCCGGTGGTGCGCGACATCCTGTCGATCAACCACGGCGTGGATCCCGCGACCGCGACGCGCTTCGCCTATGTCGGCTTCAAGGGCGGCTCAGAACCCGGCGTCATCGCGCTCAACCTGCTGGCGCAGACGAGGACCGGCCGCTGGTATGCGATCTGCGCGAGCTGGCACAGCGCCGACGGCGCGGTCGACGAGCCCCGGCTGATGGCGCTGGTCACGCGCGCGCTGGGGCTATTGGCGTCCTGA
- a CDS encoding ABC transporter permease: MSSQPPIGEIQSAIRSAPGVPVIRNVNWGGLKTLYVKEVRRFFKVHLQTVWAPSITTLLFLIVFTIATGAKSPVVVGGITVPFADFIAPGLIISQGMMGPAFANASFSLLVGKIQGTIVDYLQPPLSTWELLAALVGGAMTRAFIVGFICWCAMALYPGVHVTPTHPLAILWFGLLGAAFLSFLGVLTSIWAEKFDHAAAVTNFVIAPLSLLSGTFYSVDRLAPAFRAFSHANPFFYIISGFRYGFLGTADSPIMVGSIAILAVDIALGVLCYQLLKRGWKLKN; this comes from the coding sequence ATGAGCAGCCAGCCCCCAATCGGCGAGATCCAATCGGCAATCCGGTCCGCACCCGGCGTTCCGGTCATCCGGAACGTGAACTGGGGCGGCCTGAAGACCCTCTATGTGAAGGAGGTGCGCCGGTTCTTCAAGGTCCACCTCCAGACGGTGTGGGCGCCATCGATCACCACGTTGCTGTTCCTGATCGTCTTCACCATCGCCACCGGCGCGAAAAGCCCGGTCGTGGTCGGCGGCATCACCGTCCCCTTCGCCGATTTCATCGCCCCCGGCCTCATCATCAGCCAGGGGATGATGGGCCCCGCCTTCGCCAACGCCAGCTTCTCGCTGCTCGTCGGCAAGATCCAGGGGACGATCGTCGATTACCTGCAACCGCCTCTGTCGACGTGGGAATTGCTCGCCGCGCTGGTCGGGGGCGCGATGACGCGGGCGTTCATCGTCGGCTTCATCTGCTGGTGCGCAATGGCGCTCTACCCCGGCGTCCACGTCACGCCGACGCATCCGCTGGCGATCCTGTGGTTCGGCCTGCTCGGCGCCGCCTTCCTGTCGTTCCTCGGCGTGCTGACCTCGATCTGGGCGGAAAAGTTCGACCATGCCGCCGCGGTAACCAATTTCGTCATCGCGCCGCTGTCGCTGCTGTCGGGCACCTTCTACTCGGTCGACCGGCTCGCCCCCGCCTTCCGCGCGTTCAGCCACGCCAATCCCTTCTTCTACATCATCTCCGGCTTCCGATACGGCTTCCTCGGCACCGCCGATTCGCCCATCATGGTCGGCAGCATCGCGATCCTCGCGGTGGACATCGCACTGGGGGTCTTATGCTATCAGCTGCTCAAGCGAGGCTGGAAGCTCAAGAACTGA
- a CDS encoding TolC family protein → MTVALAGSGMAADAPVPVTLESAARDAVAWHPSVIEAAGTLAASGEEVAAARAGYLPTVSAGLGSGYDSRVSGTWSPRPQFSASQMLYDFGKVSSDVAAARAGTRASRAEMLLAVDTLVRDTAYAIIELQRATAQRAIARDQADRIRQISALVGQRSTMGAATRSDALQAQARVEAAEASLTQVEAEERRWTSNLAFLLGHPAPAGVAADVPGWLMQGCAGPAPSWQSVPAVAAADAETERAAANLRRSRADRYPTLSFGGDASTDVNSPFGDRSIYNFGLRVTSNIFAGGLTKARVRSAAYRLDAAEASARRVRNESSQQLAEAQQQIDSLSRLATTLASREDNMRETGRLYRIQYLEMGTRTLVDLLNAEQELQQVRFDAVNTTQNLRRLQIDCLYVSGRMRDAFGLSGTSVRGVTL, encoded by the coding sequence ATGACCGTCGCCCTCGCAGGCAGCGGCATGGCCGCGGATGCGCCCGTCCCGGTCACGCTGGAAAGCGCCGCGCGCGACGCCGTCGCCTGGCATCCCTCGGTGATCGAGGCCGCCGGCACGCTTGCCGCCAGCGGCGAGGAGGTCGCCGCGGCACGCGCCGGCTATCTGCCGACGGTCAGCGCCGGGCTCGGCAGCGGCTATGACAGCCGCGTGTCGGGCACCTGGTCGCCACGCCCGCAATTCAGCGCGTCGCAGATGCTCTACGACTTCGGCAAGGTGTCGAGCGACGTCGCCGCCGCCCGCGCCGGCACCCGCGCCAGCCGCGCCGAGATGCTGCTCGCGGTCGACACATTGGTCCGCGACACCGCTTATGCGATCATCGAACTGCAGCGGGCCACCGCGCAGCGGGCCATCGCCCGCGATCAGGCCGATCGCATCCGCCAGATCAGCGCACTCGTCGGCCAGCGCTCGACGATGGGCGCCGCTACCCGGTCGGACGCCTTGCAGGCGCAGGCCCGCGTCGAGGCGGCCGAGGCCAGCCTCACCCAGGTCGAGGCGGAGGAGCGGCGCTGGACCAGCAACCTCGCCTTCCTGCTCGGCCATCCCGCGCCCGCCGGCGTCGCCGCCGACGTACCCGGCTGGCTGATGCAGGGCTGCGCCGGCCCCGCGCCGTCGTGGCAGAGCGTGCCCGCGGTCGCCGCCGCCGATGCCGAGACCGAGCGCGCCGCCGCCAACCTGCGCCGCAGCCGCGCCGACCGCTATCCGACGCTGTCGTTCGGCGGCGATGCCTCGACCGACGTCAATTCGCCGTTCGGCGACCGCAGCATCTACAATTTCGGCCTGCGCGTCACGAGCAACATCTTCGCCGGCGGCCTCACCAAGGCGCGGGTGCGCAGCGCCGCCTATCGCCTCGACGCCGCCGAGGCGAGCGCGCGGCGCGTCCGCAACGAGAGCAGCCAGCAGCTCGCCGAGGCGCAGCAGCAGATCGACAGCCTCTCCCGCCTCGCCACCACGCTGGCCTCGCGCGAGGACAATATGCGCGAGACCGGCCGCCTCTACCGCATTCAGTATCTCGAAATGGGAACCCGCACCTTGGTCGATCTGCTCAACGCCGAACAGGAGCTGCAACAGGTGCGCTTCGACGCGGTCAACACCACCCAGAACCTGCGCCGCCTGCAGATCGACTGCCTCTACGTCTCGGGCCGGATGCGCGACGCCTTCGGCCTCTCGGGCACCTCGGTGCGTGGGGTGACGCTGTGA
- a CDS encoding type I secretion system permease/ATPase has protein sequence MTAAIAPAAPVAVDGWLELLARVARHYRLPVSEQRARLAAQWDLGGDEDARILALARATGLTVRFSTPQEVKLSGWRLPMIVRLADGEIALIDGIDGDDQARLVLPGDRGGQTRLSLAELRAAATGFVVPRPSRSSPDARVDTYIRPFEDHWLRQILMRDAPAYGHVMVASVVTNLLGLAGVLFSMQVYDRVVPAASIPTLTILFVGVLVSIAFDFALRRLRTNIVDVLGKRADLRISDRVFGHALRVRNQSRPASTGTFIAQLRDLDQVRDMLTSTTIATVADLPFFLMFLGLLWYIGGLLALVPVVALVLLLLPGLLAQRRLRMLATESMRESSLRNAMLVEAVQGIEDIKALQAEDRFHQQWNHYNAVAGEAQLRLRGLTNGLSVWTQSVQNGVYAAIIFVGAPLVISGSITTGVLVATSILGSRMMAPMAQVTQLLGRWQHAKVAMGSLNQIMALPVDSADADHRIPLPAVTGAFTLRSAVFTYADPNAPPALTVAGLEIAAGERIALLGRNGAGKSTLLQGLSGMLQPVSGEVLLDGLALHQIDPADVRRDVGLLTQSSRLFHGTLRENLTLGAPSVSDTEIMAVLAMVGADAMLRRMRDGLGHVVQEGGRGLSGGQVQALLLARLLLRQPMVALLDEPTAAMDEATERHFIQRLGEWGRDRTLVVATHRMRMLDIVDRIIIIDQGGVILDGPRDQILATMRGTRSAAA, from the coding sequence GTGACCGCCGCGATCGCTCCGGCGGCGCCCGTCGCCGTCGACGGCTGGCTCGAACTGCTCGCCCGCGTCGCCCGCCACTATCGCCTGCCTGTCTCCGAACAGCGTGCGCGCCTTGCCGCGCAATGGGATCTCGGCGGCGACGAGGACGCGCGCATCCTCGCGCTCGCCCGCGCCACCGGTCTCACCGTCCGCTTCTCGACGCCGCAGGAGGTCAAGCTCAGCGGCTGGCGCCTGCCGATGATCGTCCGCCTCGCCGATGGCGAGATCGCCCTGATCGACGGCATCGACGGCGACGATCAGGCGCGGCTGGTGCTGCCCGGCGACCGCGGCGGCCAGACCCGCCTGTCGCTGGCCGAGCTGCGCGCCGCCGCCACCGGCTTCGTCGTGCCACGACCGTCGCGCTCCTCGCCCGACGCGCGCGTCGACACCTATATCCGCCCGTTCGAGGATCACTGGCTGCGCCAGATCCTGATGCGCGACGCCCCCGCCTACGGCCATGTCATGGTCGCTTCGGTCGTCACCAACCTGCTCGGCCTCGCCGGCGTGCTGTTCTCGATGCAGGTCTACGACCGCGTCGTGCCCGCGGCGTCGATCCCGACGCTGACCATCCTGTTCGTCGGCGTGCTCGTCTCGATCGCCTTCGACTTCGCCTTGCGGCGGCTGCGCACCAACATCGTCGACGTGCTCGGCAAGCGTGCCGATCTGCGCATCTCCGACCGGGTCTTTGGCCACGCGCTGCGCGTCCGCAACCAGTCGCGCCCGGCCTCGACCGGCACCTTCATCGCCCAGCTCCGCGACCTCGACCAGGTCCGCGACATGCTCACCTCGACGACGATCGCCACCGTCGCCGACCTTCCTTTCTTCCTGATGTTCCTCGGCTTGCTCTGGTACATCGGCGGCCTGCTCGCGCTGGTGCCGGTCGTCGCGCTCGTCCTGCTCCTGCTTCCCGGCCTGCTCGCCCAGCGCCGGCTGCGCATGCTGGCGACCGAGTCGATGCGCGAATCCTCGCTGCGCAATGCGATGCTGGTCGAGGCGGTACAGGGCATCGAGGACATCAAGGCGCTCCAGGCGGAGGACCGCTTCCACCAGCAGTGGAACCACTACAATGCCGTCGCCGGCGAAGCGCAATTGCGCCTGCGTGGCCTCACCAACGGCCTGTCGGTGTGGACGCAAAGCGTGCAGAACGGCGTCTATGCCGCGATCATCTTCGTCGGCGCGCCGCTGGTGATCTCGGGCAGCATTACCACCGGCGTGCTCGTCGCCACCTCGATCCTCGGCTCGCGGATGATGGCGCCGATGGCACAGGTGACGCAATTGCTCGGCCGCTGGCAGCACGCCAAGGTTGCGATGGGCAGCCTCAACCAGATCATGGCCCTGCCGGTCGATAGCGCCGACGCCGACCACCGCATCCCGCTGCCCGCGGTCACCGGCGCCTTCACCCTGCGTTCGGCGGTGTTCACCTATGCCGATCCCAACGCGCCGCCCGCACTCACCGTCGCCGGGCTGGAGATCGCCGCGGGCGAACGGATCGCGCTGCTCGGCCGCAACGGTGCCGGCAAGTCGACCCTGCTCCAGGGCCTGTCGGGCATGCTGCAACCCGTCTCGGGCGAGGTGCTGCTCGACGGACTCGCGCTGCACCAGATCGATCCCGCCGACGTCCGCCGCGACGTCGGACTGCTCACCCAGTCGAGCCGGCTGTTCCACGGCACGCTGCGGGAGAACCTGACCCTCGGCGCCCCGTCGGTATCCGATACCGAGATCATGGCGGTGCTCGCCATGGTCGGGGCCGACGCGATGCTCCGCCGGATGCGCGACGGCCTCGGCCATGTCGTGCAGGAGGGCGGGCGTGGCCTGTCGGGCGGGCAGGTGCAGGCGCTGCTGCTCGCCCGGCTGCTGCTCCGCCAGCCGATGGTCGCGCTGCTCGACGAGCCGACCGCGGCGATGGACGAGGCCACCGAACGCCACTTCATCCAGCGACTCGGCGAATGGGGCCGCGACCGGACGCTCGTCGTCGCCACCCACCGGATGCGGATGCTCGATATCGTCGACCGCATCATCATCATCGACCAGGGCGGCGTCATCCTCGACGGCCCGCGCGACCAGATCCTCGCCACGATGCGTGGCACAAGGAGTGCAGCGGCATGA
- a CDS encoding MarR family winged helix-turn-helix transcriptional regulator, translating into MSPPLDHAALAGATPLDGGDATATFSPVLLARARQARQLRARMSHFLPRDLLVDPAWDMMIDLFVAAGTGERLYVKDLTLMSGESTTSAMRRIDRLQEAELLSRHPDPTDHRRVRVRLTGKGYTAMAAMLEHLFDTPDGTEAPADPRTFRPGPVRR; encoded by the coding sequence ATGAGCCCGCCCCTCGACCACGCCGCCCTCGCCGGCGCCACCCCGCTCGATGGCGGTGACGCCACCGCGACCTTCTCGCCCGTGCTGCTCGCCCGCGCACGTCAGGCCCGTCAGCTGCGGGCGCGGATGAGCCACTTCCTGCCGCGCGACCTGCTTGTCGATCCCGCCTGGGACATGATGATCGACCTGTTCGTCGCCGCCGGCACCGGCGAGCGGCTGTACGTCAAGGACCTGACGCTGATGTCCGGCGAGAGCACGACCAGCGCGATGCGCCGCATCGACCGGTTGCAGGAGGCCGAACTGCTGTCGCGCCACCCCGACCCGACCGATCATCGCCGCGTCCGCGTCCGGCTGACCGGCAAGGGCTATACCGCGATGGCGGCGATGCTCGAACATCTGTTCGACACGCCCGACGGGACCGAGGCCCCCGCCGATCCGCGCACCTTCCGCCCCGGCCCGGTGCGGCGCTAG